One stretch of Anabas testudineus chromosome 24, fAnaTes1.2, whole genome shotgun sequence DNA includes these proteins:
- the exoc8 gene encoding exocyst complex component 8 — translation MTETGNRLRKLLESPNFDPQNYVKQLSQQSDGDRDLQEHRQKIQNLADETAQNLKKNVYKNYRQFIETAKEISYLESEMYQLSHILTEQKSIMESITQALLSTDKDETSKEMQAAFPKETEDLKQRTLTSLLEKVDGGKNIMDTPGRHLIYNGDLQEFDVDNMSPIQKVHAFLMNDCLLIATWLANRRGTVKYKYNALYELETFAVVNVKDNPPMKDMFKILMFPESRIFQAENSKIKKEWLEILDETKKNNVTKDRHKKEEEIPASPVRAEVSTNPFDEDDDEPADAEESVDLSLEWIQELPEDLDVCIAQRDFEGAVDLLDKLNEYLKDQPVTQKVKELRSKVDERVRQLTEVLVFELSPDRSLRGGPKATRRAVSQLIRLGQSTKACELFLKNRAAAVQTAIRQLRIEGATLLYIHKLCNIFFTSVLETAKEFEMDFAGNTGCYSAFVVWSRSAMRIFVDAFSKQVFDSKESLSTAAECVKVAKEHCQQLTEIGLDLTFTLQSLLVKDIKAALQSYKEIIIEATKHRNSEEMWRRMNLMTPEALAKLKDEMRSCGMGSFEQYTGDDCWVNLSYTIVAFTKQMMSFLEEGLKLYFPELHMVLLESLHEIILVAVQHVDYSVRCEQDPEKKSFILQNATFLHDTVLPVVERRFEEGVGKPAKQLQDLRKSTRPVRINPESTTSLV, via the exons ATGACGGAAACGGGGAACCGACTCCGGAAACTGCTCGAATCGCCTAATTTCGACCCGCAAAATTACGTAAAGCAGCTGTCACAGCAGTCCGATGGCGACAGGGATTTGCAGGAGCATCGTCAAAAAATCCAAAACTTGGCCGATGAAACGGCTCAAAACCTGAAGAAAAATGTCTACAAAAACTACAGGCAGTTTATCGAAACGGCCAAAGAGATTTCCTACCTGGAGAGTGAGATGTACCAGCTGAGCCACATCCTGACAGAGCAGAAGAGCATCATGGAGAGCATCACTCAGGCCTTGTTGTCCACAGACAAGGATGAGACCTCGAAAGAGATGCAGGCAGCTTTCCCCAAAGAAACAGAAGACCTGAAGCAGAGGACGCTCACCTCCCTGCTGGAAAAAGTGGATGGGGGTAAAAACATCATGGACACCCCAGGGAGGCACTTGATCTACAATGGTGACCTTCAAGAGTTTGATGTAGACAACATGTCTCCCATCCAGAAGGTCCACGCCTTCCTGATGAATGACTGCTTGTTAATTGCCACCTGGCTGGCAAACCGCCGAGGCACAGTGAAGTATAAATACAACGCCTTGTACGAATTGGAGACCTTTGCGGTGGTCAACGTTAAAGACAACCCTCCCATGAAGGACATGTTCAAGATCCTCATGTTCCCGGAGAGTCGCATCTTCCAGGCGGAGAACAGTAAAATCAAAAAGGAGTGGCTGGAGATTCTGGATGAAACCAAGAAGAATAACGTCACCAAGGACAGACacaagaaagaagaggagatcCCTGCCTCTCCTGTGAGGGCTGAGGTGTCCACCAATCCttttgatgaagatgatgatgagcCGGCAGATGCTGAAGAAAGTGTGGATCTCAGCCTTGAGTGGATCCAGGAGCTGCCCGAGGATCTAGACGTGTGTATTGCCCAGAGAGACTTTGAAGGTGCTGTGGACCTGCTGGACAAACTCAACGAGTATCTCAAAGATCAGCCTGTAACCCAAAAGGTCAAAGAGCTGCGGTCGAAGGTAGACGAACGGGTGCGGCAGCTGACGGAGGTCCTGGTGTTTGAGTTGTCTCCAGATCGGTCTCTTCGTGGAGGACCTAAAGCGACCAGGAGGGCCGTGTCCCAGCTAATCAGACTAG GCCAGTCCACGAAAGCGTGTGAGCTGTTTCTGAAGAATCGTGCCGCTGCGGTTCAGACAGCCATACGGCAGCTTCGCATCGAAGGAGCCACGCTGCTCTACATCCACAAACTCTGCAACATCTTCTTCACTAGTGTATTGGAGACGGCCAAGGAGTTTGAGATGGATTTTGCAGGGAACACGGGCTGCTACTCCGCATTCGTGGTCTGGTCCAGATCAGCCATGAGGATATTTGTGGACGCCTTCAGCAAGCAG GTGTTTGACAGTAAGGAGAGTCTGTCGACCGCTGCCGAGTGTGTTAAAGTAGCTAAAGAACATTGTCAGCAGCTGACTGAGATCGGCCTGGACCTGACCTTCACTCTGCAGTCTCTGCTGGTCAAAGACATCAAGGCAGCTCTGCAGAGCTACAAAGAAATCATCATCGAAGCCACTAAGCACCGAAACTCTGAGGAGATGTGGAGGAGGATGAACCTTATGACCCCAGAGGCTCTGGCCAAACTCAAG GACGAGATGCGCAGCTGTGGAATGGGCAGTTTCGAGCAGTACACTGGTGATGACTGCTGGGTGAACCTGAGCTACACCATCGTGGCCTTCACAAAACAGATGATGAGCTTTCTGGAGGAAGGTCTGAAGCTGTACTTCCCCGAGCTGCACATGGTGCTGCTGGAGAGCCTACATGAGATTATCCTGGTGGCCGTGCAGCATGTGGACTACAGCGTCCGCTGTGAGCAGGACCCTGAGAAGAAATCCTTCATCCTGCAGAACGCCACCTTTCTCCACGACACTGTGCTGCCGGTGGTGGAGCGAAGGTTTGAGGAGGGAGTGGGCAAGCCGGCCAAACAGCTGCAGGACCTCAGGAAGAGCACCAGGCCAGTTCGGATCAATCCAGAGAGTACCACATCTTTGGTCTGA
- the LOC113148893 gene encoding sprT-like domain-containing protein Spartan: MDDDFLLAIQLQEQFDNEYQTSLFKSNGVEDDDLSQNSKKRKVELTGGVSDVVPYWKPTVQPERPLSIVDESWEMLDPSPDVRAMFLEFNDTFFWGKLSGVEVKWSHRMTLCAGVCSYEGRGGLCSIRLSEPLLKLRPRKDLVETLLHEMIHALLFVTQNNRDRDGHGPEFCKHMNRINKASGTKITIYHSFHDEVDVYRQHWWRCNGPCQTRKPYFGFVKRAMNRAPSSLDPWWEDHQRTCGGTYTKVKEPEGYGQKKKKDGKQNGKSSEKKASGNEKLSSTTTGSGSQDIRNIIPFSGKGFLLGGKSQSSKSSSPSHKPLVPVVKTSSSSPIPSPNKLFTPSSPAKSLTSPVRYGLDSPTKGNSIIPTASAGQKPPIKRSISNTRVFVNINGSPVKIPKPRSSSSSQGTDKTKQRSIQDLFRSTDRKSVSQSSIANTDTKRDSLSSPKSTESATSASSLFPKHQSSSSTSNPKSSHSKFPPVSSTESSSAEPTQSRYFNGSNCDGMLGAGGAGQRKRQRDDSGSCASIFDFFQKTLASESTARRESIKTKSPAMQHRTATSTTTSSSTSPASLHSSAGLHSVTSSSSSSSSSSTLTVSCPVCQAKVQESKINEHLDSCLS; this comes from the exons ATGGATGATGACTTTCTACTCGCCATTCAGCTCCAGGAGCAGTTTGACAACGAATACCAAACCTCATTATTCAAATCAAACGGAGTTGAGGATGACGACTTAAGTCAAAACAGTAAGAAACGGAAAGTGGAGCTAACTGGAGGTGTCAGCGATGTTGTGCCCTACTGGAAGCCGACTGTTCAGCCCGAGAGGCCCTTGTCCATCGTGGACGAGTCCTGGGAGATGCTGGACCCCAGTCCCGATGTCAGGGCGATGTTCTTGGAGTTTAATGACACGTTCTTCTGGGGGAAACTCAGCGGGGTCGAGGTCAAGTGGAGCCACAGAATGACACT GTGTGCTGGTGTATGTTCTTACGAGGGTCGAGGTGGACTGTGTTCAATCAGACTCAGTGAACCTCTGCTGAAGTTAAGACCCAGAAAAGACCTGGTGGAG ACTCTCCTCCATGAAATGATTCACGCGCTGCTATTTGTGACTCagaacaacagagacagagatggccATGGCCCTGAGTTCTGCAAACATATGAACCGGATCAACAAGGCCAGTGGGACGAAAATTACT ATCTACCATAGTTTCCACGATGAGGTTGATGTATATCGGCAGCACTGGTGGCGATGTAATGGGCCGTGCCAGACACGAAAGCCCTACTTTGGCTTCGTGAAGAGGGCCATGAACAGGGCTCCATCCTCTCTGGACCCCTGGTGGGAGGACCACCAGAGAACTTGTGGTGGGACTTACACCAAGGTGAAAGAGCCTGAAGGATacgggcaaaaaaaaaagaaggacgGAAAACAGAATGGGAAGTCCTCAGAGAAGAAGGCCTCAGGAAATGAAAAGCTTTCAAGTACAACAACAG GGTCTGGATCACAGGATATAAGGAACATTATCCCCTTTAGTGGCAAAGGCTTCCTACTCGGAGGGAAGTCTCAGTCCTCCAAGTCTTCCTCCCCATCCCACAAACCACTAGTGCCTGTTGTGAAAACGTCTTCTTCCAGCCCCATCCCATCACCCAATAAACTCTTCACCCCTTCATCCCCAGCTAAAAGTCTCACCTCTCCTGTACGCTATGGCCTGGACAGTCCAACCAAGGGAAACTCCATTATACCAACAGCCTCTGCTGGGCAGAAGCCCCCTATAAAGAGGTCTATCAGCAATACGCGGGTTTTTGTCAACATCAATGGCTCACCAGTAAAAATCCCTAAACCTcgcagtagcagtagtagtcaAGGAACAGATAAGACCAAACAGAGGTCTATTCAAGACCTGTTTCGCAGCACAGACCGGAAATCAGTGAGTCAGTCCTCCattgcaaacacagacactaaaagAGACTCACTGTCATCACCAAAGAGTACTGAGAGTGCTACCTCTGCTTCTTCCTTATTTCCAAAACATCAAAGTTCTTCCAGCACATCCAACCCTAAATCCAGCCATTCAAAGTTTCCACCTGTATCATCAACTGAAAGCAGCTCTGCTGAACCAACACAGTCCAGATATTTCAATGGTTCTAACTGTGACGGGATGTTAGGTGCTGGTGGTGCAGGTCAGAGGAAGAGGCAGCGAGATGACAGCGGCAGCTGTGCCAGCATCTTTGACTTCTTTCAGAAGACATTAGCAAGCGAATCAACAGCACGGAGGGAATCGATAAAGACAAAATCACCTGCAATGCAGCACAGAACTGCCACCTCTACTACCACCTCCTCATCCACTTCTCCAGCTTCTCTTCATTCCTCTGCAGGACTACACAgtgtcacctcctcctcctcctcttcctcttcctcctccacactgaCAGTCAGCTGTCCCGTGTGCCAAGCGAAGGTGCAGGAGTCGAAGATCAATGAGCATCTTGATTCTTGCCTCTCCTGA